Part of the Virgibacillus natechei genome is shown below.
ATAACCAAATGGAGGGGTGAAAATAAATGGCTTTTATAGAGGTAAGTGAAATTACAAAGAAATTTGGAGAAAAAATTGCCCTTGATCATTTTTCAATGAAATTAAAAGAAAATGAAGTGTTGGGTGTCATTGGTCATAATGGAGCGGGTAAAACGACATTATTTAAATTGCTTCTAGAAATGTACGCACCAGATCAAGGAGAAATCAAGTTTAATGAAAAGAACTTTCATATAAAAAATGATATCGGTTATTTACCAGAACAAAGAGGGTTATATGGAAAAACAGCCGTCTACGCACAGTTATTTGCTTTTGGCTATCTGAAAGGAAAAAGTAAAGCAGAACTTCAACCGAATATTGATTTTTGGATGAAATTTTTTAAGGTCGAAGAAAACAGAAACGACATCTTAGCTAACCTATCGAAAGGAAATCAACAAAAAGTACAATTTATTACTGCGGTTATACATAACCCTAAGTTTCTAATTTTAGATGAACCATTTAGTGGTTTAGATCCGATTAATGTTGATATGTTTATGAATGCTATTCAAATCATGCAGAGGAATGGCAGTACAATTATATATTCCAGTCATAAATTAGATAGTATTGAACATTTATCGACTAGACTTCTTTTTTTGAAAGATGGCAGGAAAGTCTATCTGGACGATATTGGAAATATTCAAAAGCAGTACGGATACAGATTAAAAATAAAGAATGATTCGCTTACGGAAAAAATATTGTTAGAACATGGATTTCGATTTGAAGTTAAAAATGGAATATTTGAAGTTATATTGCAAGATAAAAAAGATGCAGAATATGTTGCATCTCTTTTAACAAACACCTATTCTGAAATGTTTTTAGTAGAACAACGAAGTATTGAAGAAATTTTTAAACTTATTAATAATGGAGGTTGAGGATGATTATGAAGAGCAAATATATGGCATATGCCTACCTTTCCACCAAGACATTATTACTAAACAAGTCCTTACTATTTGGCTTTTTATTCAATTTAATTATAGCTTTGATTGTGATGGCATATTTGATCATTTTCCAGCCCGAAATACCATTTTTAAATTTTAGTGCTATTTCATATGACTTCAGCAATGCATTAGGAATGTTGAATGTCATCGTAATCGGTGTAGTAATATTTTTATTTAGTAGTGTTGCCGCAATCATGCAGAGTGTTATAGATGATCGAGACAGTAAAGTGTCTGAAATAATTAATACCAGCATTTCG
Proteins encoded:
- a CDS encoding ABC transporter ATP-binding protein; translation: MAFIEVSEITKKFGEKIALDHFSMKLKENEVLGVIGHNGAGKTTLFKLLLEMYAPDQGEIKFNEKNFHIKNDIGYLPEQRGLYGKTAVYAQLFAFGYLKGKSKAELQPNIDFWMKFFKVEENRNDILANLSKGNQQKVQFITAVIHNPKFLILDEPFSGLDPINVDMFMNAIQIMQRNGSTIIYSSHKLDSIEHLSTRLLFLKDGRKVYLDDIGNIQKQYGYRLKIKNDSLTEKILLEHGFRFEVKNGIFEVILQDKKDAEYVASLLTNTYSEMFLVEQRSIEEIFKLINNGG